One genomic window of Streptomonospora nanhaiensis includes the following:
- a CDS encoding tryptophan--tRNA ligase, which yields MAATKTYLTGIQTSGMPHLGNYIGAIQPALAAADSNETLYFLADYHSLNTVKDPAKLREDIRSVAATWLACGLDPQRTVLYRQSSIPEVFELATILASVTAKGMMNRAHAYKAARDRNEAAGSTELDAGVNMGLFNYPILMAADILVMEADVVPVGRDQVQHIEYTADIAGAFNHLYGDTYSFPIPEGSYPEGQGSVLPGVDGRKMSKSYDNHIPLFMPENKLKKLIRRIPTDSTPVEDPKDPDTSVPFQLLTHFAEPERTDAVRKRLEAGGMGWGELKNELFEVLNARFGGMRARYDDLMAPGSELDDVLAAGAVRARERARATLAKVRRAVGID from the coding sequence ATGGCAGCGACCAAGACCTACCTCACGGGGATCCAGACCTCCGGCATGCCCCACCTCGGCAACTACATCGGCGCGATCCAGCCCGCGCTCGCCGCCGCGGACTCCAACGAGACGCTGTACTTCCTCGCCGACTACCACTCGCTGAACACGGTCAAGGACCCGGCGAAGCTGCGCGAGGACATCCGGTCGGTCGCCGCCACCTGGCTCGCCTGCGGGCTCGACCCGCAGCGCACCGTGCTCTACCGCCAGTCCAGCATCCCCGAGGTCTTCGAGCTGGCCACCATCCTCGCGAGCGTCACCGCCAAGGGCATGATGAACCGGGCGCACGCCTACAAGGCCGCGCGCGACCGCAACGAGGCCGCCGGCAGCACCGAACTGGACGCCGGCGTCAACATGGGGCTGTTCAACTACCCCATCCTCATGGCGGCCGACATCCTGGTGATGGAGGCCGACGTCGTGCCGGTGGGCCGCGACCAGGTCCAGCACATCGAGTACACCGCCGACATCGCCGGGGCGTTCAACCACCTCTACGGCGACACCTACAGCTTCCCGATCCCCGAGGGCTCCTACCCCGAGGGCCAGGGCAGCGTGCTGCCGGGCGTCGACGGCCGCAAGATGAGCAAGTCCTACGACAACCACATCCCGCTGTTCATGCCGGAGAACAAGCTGAAGAAGCTCATCCGGCGCATCCCCACCGACTCCACCCCGGTCGAGGACCCCAAGGACCCCGACACCTCGGTGCCCTTCCAGCTCCTCACCCACTTCGCCGAGCCCGAGCGCACCGACGCCGTGCGCAAGCGCCTGGAGGCCGGCGGCATGGGCTGGGGCGAGCTGAAGAACGAGCTGTTCGAGGTGCTCAACGCCCGCTTCGGCGGCATGCGCGCGCGCTACGACGACCTGATGGCGCCCGGCAGCGAGCTGGACGACGTGCTGGCGGCCGGCGCCGTGCGCGCCCGCGAGCGCGCCCGCGCCACCCTGGCCAAGGTGCGCCGCGCCGTCGGGATCGACTAG
- a CDS encoding serine/threonine-protein kinase, whose product MAVPPVPPTPPEPPEEPAPRHQAPVPSGPAAPPPGAPDRLPVGFSPLRPDDPATVGPFALVGRVGEGGMGVVYGALDSAGRRTAVKVIKPAHARSPEYRAQFAREADLLSRVSAECAPAFLGAETTVPRPWLATEFVQGGSLSDHVDAEGPLSGPALAAFAAGTAEALAAVHAAGIVHRDVKPANVVLSPQGPRLLDFGIARALDDPRPEEAVYGTPGWVAPERLAGRPATPAADMFAWGALVACAATGRRPFGGGDPDTRNRRVRSGQADLDGVPEDLLPLVRRALSADPAERPTAAEALAAALEIAGAPSEAAGTEPRRRLRSLLTASWQGFGATGRGAGPWVAAASLLAVSSATATGGIAGGAALGGAAGGAGAAGGGAGAAGAAGAGTILGMSKGMALTAALVTATAAVGGGVAAGRFLGDGTPAPSAQASPSPSDSGEPFPQRAAYRSVEFVFPEDWTVERIEDDFQTPGSPTPEFEEWIAVFPGGGSCDADLTWTYPSAEGCEHVKILGPLGIARGGPGWGPVDQNTFYVPSGDVGPCPEGVERLPYDREADVDPPEAELAPIGALDAYHNEFLVPCLATPGFDFAAYRQRTWLLPESEILVVDNIGVAELPDVLAAAETGN is encoded by the coding sequence ATGGCAGTCCCCCCAGTGCCCCCGACACCCCCCGAACCCCCGGAAGAACCCGCCCCCCGCCACCAGGCCCCCGTGCCGTCCGGCCCCGCCGCGCCCCCGCCCGGCGCGCCGGACCGCCTACCGGTCGGGTTCAGCCCCCTGCGCCCCGACGACCCCGCCACCGTCGGGCCCTTCGCCCTGGTCGGCCGCGTCGGCGAGGGCGGCATGGGCGTGGTCTACGGCGCCCTGGACTCCGCCGGGCGGCGGACCGCCGTCAAGGTGATCAAGCCCGCCCACGCCCGCAGCCCCGAGTACCGCGCCCAGTTCGCCCGCGAGGCCGACCTCCTCAGCCGGGTGAGCGCCGAGTGCGCGCCCGCCTTCCTCGGCGCCGAGACCACGGTGCCCCGGCCCTGGCTGGCCACCGAGTTCGTCCAGGGCGGCTCGCTCAGCGACCACGTCGACGCCGAGGGCCCCCTCAGCGGGCCGGCCCTGGCCGCGTTCGCCGCCGGCACCGCCGAGGCGCTGGCGGCCGTCCACGCGGCCGGGATCGTGCACCGCGACGTCAAACCGGCCAACGTCGTGCTGTCCCCGCAGGGCCCGCGCCTGCTCGACTTCGGCATCGCCCGCGCGCTGGACGACCCCCGACCCGAGGAGGCCGTCTACGGCACCCCCGGCTGGGTGGCGCCCGAGCGGCTGGCGGGCCGGCCCGCCACCCCGGCCGCCGACATGTTCGCCTGGGGCGCGCTGGTGGCCTGCGCGGCCACCGGCCGGCGCCCTTTCGGCGGCGGCGACCCCGACACCCGCAACCGGCGCGTGCGCTCCGGGCAGGCCGACCTCGACGGCGTGCCCGAGGACCTGCTGCCGCTGGTGCGCCGCGCGCTGTCCGCCGACCCCGCCGAGCGGCCCACCGCCGCCGAGGCGCTGGCCGCCGCGCTGGAGATCGCGGGCGCGCCGAGCGAGGCGGCCGGCACCGAACCGCGCCGCCGCCTGCGGTCGCTGCTCACCGCCTCCTGGCAGGGGTTCGGCGCCACCGGGCGCGGCGCCGGGCCCTGGGTCGCGGCGGCCTCGCTGCTGGCCGTCTCCTCGGCCACCGCAACGGGCGGGATCGCCGGCGGCGCGGCCCTGGGCGGCGCCGCCGGGGGAGCGGGCGCGGCGGGCGGCGGAGCGGGCGCGGCCGGAGCCGCCGGAGCCGGGACGATCCTGGGCATGAGCAAGGGCATGGCGCTGACCGCCGCCCTGGTGACCGCCACCGCCGCCGTCGGCGGGGGAGTGGCCGCCGGGAGGTTCCTCGGCGACGGCACCCCCGCGCCGAGCGCCCAAGCGAGCCCCAGCCCCTCGGACTCCGGCGAGCCCTTCCCCCAGCGCGCGGCCTACCGGTCGGTCGAGTTCGTCTTCCCCGAGGACTGGACCGTGGAGCGCATCGAGGACGACTTCCAGACCCCCGGCAGCCCCACACCGGAGTTCGAGGAGTGGATCGCGGTCTTCCCCGGCGGCGGCTCCTGCGACGCCGACCTGACGTGGACCTACCCCAGCGCCGAGGGCTGCGAGCACGTCAAGATCCTCGGCCCGCTCGGTATCGCCCGCGGCGGCCCCGGCTGGGGGCCCGTCGACCAGAACACCTTCTACGTGCCCAGCGGCGACGTCGGCCCCTGCCCCGAAGGCGTGGAGCGGCTGCCCTACGACCGCGAGGCCGACGTCGATCCGCCCGAGGCCGAACTGGCGCCCATCGGCGCCCTCGACGCCTACCACAACGAGTTCCTCGTGCCCTGCCTGGCCACCCCCGGCTTCGACTTCGCCGCCTACCGCCAGCGCACCTGGCTGCTGCCGGAGTCGGAGATCCTGGTGGTGGACAACATCGGCGTTGCCGAACTGCCCGACGTCCTGGCCGCGGCCGAGACCGGGAACTAG
- a CDS encoding zinc metalloprotease, whose amino-acid sequence MNQGGKAPRGTKIRKPVRTVTAWGGLLVGAAALAGVVATSAAQAQTGDHPAPPDCPPEGAAARAAEARRDDPGMLSAEQAADYDQRLREELRRQQAPAESAAGGTVPLVVHVVHAEDGTGNVGDGTVERQVNVLNKAFSGGFAGADTGFSFDLRDITRTADDAWFADFTSHAEEAKERLRRGGPETLNLYLVNMGEGVLGQATFPQEYESAPANDGVVVDYRTVPGGSRQNYNLGYTAVHETGHWLGLFHTFQNGCERPGDYVDDTPYQREQSSGCPEDSDTCPQRGADPVHNFMDYSDDPCLNNFTRGQARRMAEHWEAFRSGGRTQARPAPPEGPGAQVEPRTPDGAPAPAPAPPAG is encoded by the coding sequence ATGAATCAAGGTGGAAAGGCCCCGAGGGGCACGAAGATTCGCAAACCGGTCAGGACTGTCACGGCGTGGGGCGGCCTGCTGGTCGGCGCGGCGGCCCTCGCCGGGGTCGTCGCCACCTCCGCGGCCCAGGCCCAGACCGGGGACCACCCCGCACCGCCCGACTGCCCGCCGGAGGGCGCCGCCGCCCGCGCCGCCGAGGCGCGCCGCGACGACCCCGGCATGCTCAGCGCCGAGCAGGCCGCCGACTACGACCAGCGGCTGCGCGAGGAGCTGCGCCGCCAGCAGGCGCCCGCCGAATCGGCCGCCGGGGGGACCGTGCCCCTCGTCGTGCACGTCGTCCACGCCGAGGACGGCACCGGAAACGTCGGCGACGGCACGGTCGAGCGGCAGGTCAACGTGCTGAACAAGGCGTTCTCCGGCGGGTTCGCCGGAGCCGACACCGGCTTCTCCTTCGATCTGCGCGACATCACCCGCACCGCCGACGACGCCTGGTTCGCAGACTTCACCTCCCACGCCGAGGAGGCCAAGGAGCGGCTGCGCCGCGGCGGCCCCGAGACGCTCAACCTCTACCTGGTCAACATGGGCGAGGGCGTGCTCGGCCAGGCGACGTTCCCGCAGGAGTACGAGAGCGCCCCCGCCAACGACGGCGTGGTGGTGGACTACCGCACCGTGCCGGGCGGCAGCCGGCAGAACTACAACCTCGGCTACACGGCCGTCCACGAGACCGGGCACTGGCTCGGCCTGTTCCACACCTTCCAGAACGGCTGCGAGCGGCCGGGCGACTACGTGGACGACACGCCCTACCAGCGGGAGCAGTCCAGCGGCTGCCCCGAGGACAGCGACACCTGCCCCCAGCGGGGCGCCGACCCCGTCCACAACTTCATGGACTACAGCGACGACCCGTGCCTGAACAACTTCACCCGGGGCCAGGCGCGGCGGATGGCCGAGCACTGGGAGGCCTTCCGCTCGGGCGGCCGCACGCAGGCCCGGCCGGCGCCGCCCGAGGGTCCGGGCGCGCAGGTCGAGCCCCGGACACCCGACGGGGCGCCCGCCCCGGCGCCCGCGCCGCCGGCCGGATAG
- a CDS encoding DEAD/DEAH box helicase, giving the protein MTLVDTTTDERLAGLRQWQREAFEEYFRREPRDFLAVATPGAGKTTFALTLASELLARHVVRAITIVCPTEHLKKQWAEAAAYFGIAIDPDFKNGQGALGKQYIGAAVTYAQVAAHPALHRNRTEARRTLVIFDEVHHAGDALSWGDAVRESFDPAARRLSLTGTPFRSDVNPIPFVDYVQDHNGVRRCSWDYSYGYAPALADGVVRPVIFMAYSGEMRWRTRAGDELAARLGEPLTQDALAQAWRAALDPKGDWIKRVLAAADRRLTEVRNSFPDAGGLVIATDHENARAYARILRQITGRGATVVLSDDPTASKKIKQFAESDERWMVAVRMVSEGVDVPRLMVGVYATSTSTPLFFAQAVGRFVRVRRRGEVASVFLPSVPSLLEYAGEMERERDHALDRPIREGDFDPEQDLLDEARKKRDTPDAGEELPFETMEASAEFDRVLYDGAEFGGGAPGSPEEEDFLGLPGLLEPDQVAQLLRKRKGERRANERKAPKDAYEPPAHEVLAELRKELNTLVGAWHHRTGQPHGVIHTELRRVCGGPAIAQASADQIRARIAKIRTWATGGR; this is encoded by the coding sequence ATGACGCTTGTTGACACCACGACCGACGAACGCCTCGCCGGCCTGCGGCAATGGCAGCGCGAAGCGTTCGAGGAGTACTTCCGGCGCGAGCCGCGCGACTTCCTCGCGGTGGCCACGCCCGGGGCCGGCAAGACGACGTTCGCGCTCACCCTCGCCAGCGAGTTGCTGGCCCGCCACGTGGTGCGCGCCATCACGATCGTCTGCCCCACCGAGCACCTGAAGAAGCAGTGGGCCGAGGCCGCCGCCTACTTCGGCATCGCCATCGACCCCGACTTCAAGAACGGCCAGGGGGCGCTGGGCAAGCAGTACATCGGGGCCGCCGTCACCTACGCGCAGGTGGCCGCCCACCCCGCGCTGCACCGCAACCGCACCGAGGCCCGCCGCACGCTCGTCATCTTCGACGAGGTCCACCACGCCGGCGACGCGCTGAGCTGGGGCGACGCCGTGCGCGAGTCCTTCGACCCGGCGGCCCGGCGGCTGTCCCTCACCGGCACGCCCTTTCGCTCCGACGTCAACCCCATCCCCTTCGTGGACTACGTCCAGGACCACAACGGCGTGCGCCGGTGCTCGTGGGACTACAGCTACGGCTACGCCCCCGCGCTGGCCGACGGCGTCGTGCGCCCGGTCATCTTCATGGCCTACTCCGGTGAGATGCGCTGGCGCACCCGCGCCGGCGACGAACTGGCCGCGCGCCTGGGCGAGCCGCTGACCCAGGACGCCCTCGCGCAGGCGTGGCGCGCCGCGCTCGACCCCAAGGGCGACTGGATCAAGCGGGTGCTGGCGGCGGCCGACCGCCGCCTCACCGAGGTCCGCAACAGCTTCCCCGACGCCGGGGGCCTGGTGATCGCCACCGACCACGAGAACGCCCGCGCCTACGCCCGCATCCTGCGCCAGATCACCGGGCGCGGCGCCACGGTGGTGCTCTCCGACGACCCCACGGCGAGCAAGAAGATCAAGCAGTTCGCCGAGTCCGACGAGCGGTGGATGGTCGCGGTGCGCATGGTGTCGGAGGGCGTCGACGTCCCCCGGCTGATGGTCGGGGTCTACGCCACCTCCACCAGCACGCCGCTGTTCTTCGCCCAGGCCGTGGGCCGGTTCGTGCGGGTGCGGCGGCGCGGCGAGGTCGCCTCGGTGTTCCTGCCCTCGGTGCCCAGCCTGCTGGAGTACGCCGGGGAGATGGAGCGCGAGCGCGACCACGCGCTGGACCGGCCGATCCGCGAGGGCGACTTCGACCCCGAGCAGGACCTGCTCGACGAGGCGCGCAAGAAGCGCGACACGCCCGACGCCGGCGAGGAGCTGCCGTTCGAGACCATGGAGGCGTCGGCCGAGTTCGACCGCGTCCTCTACGACGGCGCCGAGTTCGGCGGCGGCGCCCCCGGCTCGCCCGAGGAGGAGGACTTCCTGGGGCTGCCGGGCCTGCTGGAGCCCGACCAGGTCGCCCAGCTGCTGCGCAAGCGCAAGGGCGAGCGGCGGGCCAACGAGCGCAAGGCGCCCAAGGACGCCTACGAGCCCCCGGCCCACGAGGTGCTGGCCGAGCTGCGCAAGGAGCTGAACACCCTGGTGGGGGCCTGGCACCACCGCACCGGGCAGCCGCACGGGGTGATCCACACCGAGCTGCGGCGGGTGTGCGGCGGTCCGGCGATCGCGCAGGCCAGCGCCGACCAGATCCGCGCCCGTATCGCCAAGATCCGCACCTGGGCCACGGGCGGCCGATAG